GAGTATGGCTGATTGAAATGATGGCAGGACAGGCGGATATAGTCCAAGAACTTTTGCAAAATCAAGGTTGTTATTATAATATTCAAATTCACCCTGATTTAGCTGGAATTGAACGCTTTGCCCTGGCGTATAAAAGTTAGGAGTAATGAGTAATGAGTAATGAGTAATGAGTAATGAGTAATGAGTAATGAGTAATGAGTAATGAGTAATGAGTAATGAGTAATGAGTAATGAGTAATGAGTAATGAGTAATGAGTTTGGAGTTAGCAATCTGACTCTTGAAGCCCTGGTTTGGCGTTGTTTTCCCGCCCTGCAATAAATTGCGGGCTAATAGCTAAATTCCGTTGAAACGGGATGAAAGTGAACTACGTTAAGGAAATCAAGGGCAATTGTTAATTACAGGTTAGACCCGCTGACTAATTGTCAACCACCCACCACTAATTGCTTTCGCGGAGCGTGTCGTAGACAAGAGCAATCTAGTGGGGGCTTGAAAGAGTCCAGTTGACCAGACTAAGTACTTTGAGTACTACGTTAGAGGCAAGAGTTTAAAGACCTACCAGGGGATGCGTAGCTAGTTCCCTGCTCTAGAAATTGAGGATTAAACATCTGTACAAGGGTTAAGGAAGTGTTCTCAATATAGTTACCGACCTCTAACATTGTCTAAGCTAACATTACCCGTAAGGAGGCTCGAATGAGCAGAACATTATGTCCAAAGTATTTGTTTTAAACACAGAAAAAAGACTGCTTGACCCAATTCATCCAGCCAGAGCTAGGCAGTTATTAAGGAACAAAAAAGCAGCAATTTTTAGAAGATTCCCGTTTACAATCATCCTCATAGAATCTCATCCTGATGTACCAGTAACACCACTGCGATTAAAGCTTGATCCTGGTGCTAAAACAACAGGAATAGCATTAGTCAATGATGCTACTGGAGAAGTTGTATTTGCTGCTGAATTAAAGCATAGAGGCTTTGCAATTAGAGATGCTCTAACCTCTAGGAGACAATTAAGACGTAGTAGACGAGCCAGAATTACTCGTTACAGAAAACCACGCTTTTTAAATAGAACTCGCTCAGATGAATGGTTAGCACCGAGCTTACAAAGTCGGGTTGATAATATAAAAACCTGGGTTGAGAAGCTACGTAAATTTGCGCCAATTACAGCTATCAGTCAGGAATTAGTCAGATTTGATATGCAGTTAATGCATAACCCAGATATCCAAGGTGAAGAATACCAGCAAGGTACACTTGCTGGTTACGAAACCAGAGAATATCTACTTGAAAAGTGGGGTAGGCAATGCGCTTATTGTGGTGTTAAAGATGTTCCTTTTCAGGTTGAACACATACACCCACGAGCCAAAGGAGGTTCAAATTCGATTACAAATCTTACGTTAAGTTGCGAGAAATGTAATACTAAAAAAGGGACAAAAGACATTAAAGACTTTCTGAAAAAAGACCCATCAAAATTAAACAAAATTTTGACACAAGCTAAAAGACCGTTAGGGGATGCAGCAGCAGTAAACACAACTCGATTTGCATTGTTGAACGCATTAAAAGCAACGGAATTACCTATAGAAACAGGTTCAGGAGGATTAACAAAGTTCAATCGTAGTCAACAAAATTTAGAAAAATCTCACTGGTTAGACGCGGCTTGTGTTGGGAAAAAAACGCCAAAATTGATTATTAAAGGTGTTAAACCATTGTTGATTACAGCTAACGGTCATGGTACTAGGCAATCGTGTCGCACAGATAAATTTGGTTTTCCAAATCGACATTGTTCAAAAACTAAATTTCACTTTGGTTTTCAGACTGGGGATATTGTTAAGGCTGTTGTCACTACTGGTAAAAAAGTTGGTGAATATATTGGAAGAATAGCAACTCGTGCAACTGGAAGTTTCAACATCTCGACCAGAAACGGATTAGTTCAAGGAATTAGTCACAAAACTTGTAAACACATTCACAAAAAAGATGGTTACTCTTACGCACAATAAAAGATTTAGAAATTACTCAACTGTTTCCCTTACGGTTTCTGCTGTGCAGAAAAATGTTCAGGAAACGTTTGCCTGCGGCACGCTACGCGAACATAATTTCTCTCCCATTCCTCCCACCACTAATCGGATTACCGATATAGTGGGGGTCTCCTGGGAGGTTTAGATGACGCAAGTTACGGTAGAAGCGCTGATAGCAGGTATACGCGCTGGTTTATTGGTGAGCTTTCCTACAGATACTGTTCCGGCATTGGCAACTTTACCAGAGAAAGCAGGATTAATTTTTGCTGCCAAGCAGCGGAGTCAGGATAAGCCTCTGATTTTGATGGCGGCTAGTGGGTGGGATTTGTGGCCTTATGTCGCAGGAAATGAAATAGAATATCAAATTTGGCAAGAATTAGCTGATAAATATTGGCCAGGTGGGCTGACATTGGTGTTACCAGCCTCAGCGAAGGTTCCAAAGGTAATGAACCCTACTGACCCAACAACAATTGGTATCAGAGTTCCTGCAAGTGCGATCGCGCAAAATATTTTGGCGCAAACAGGTCCGCTGGCTACTACTAGCGCTAATTTGTCAGGTCAGCCTGCTTTGTTGACAATGGCAGAAATTGCGGCTCAGTTTCCTGATGTTCTGACTCTGACAGCAACAGAAAGTCAGGGGGAAATCACGGGGCTGGGAGTACCTTCAACTGTTGCTAAATGGACGGGGATGAATTGGCAAATTTTGCGCCAAGGTGCGATTAAGTTCGATTTTTAACGCTTGATGCTTGACGCTGGAAGCTTTATAGTTGATAGATAAGGTTATTTTTTTGACTTTGGTAAACGCCAGATCTTTCTTTAGGGGTCGCAATATTTGCGAATCCTGAATCATTCAGGAATATTACTGAAGTATAAAGAAATAAATAAAACAGATAATGATGACTCTGTGTCATACAGCATCTTCCTGTAAATAGACCAAGCTTTAGGGGTGCAAGGCCTTGCGCCCCTACGAGTATCGGTGGTTATTGCATGAAAATTTTGTGTGAAACTGATGTAGCAGAAATATAGAATTTTATTGTGCGCCATTGTGGTTAATGTTTATCATAGCCAAATTATGAATTGGAGCAACTGGGTATATCTGGGAGTAGGGCTACTACTAGGGACGGGTTTTCGTCTATTATTTGCACGCAAGTCAAATACTACATCTAACTCATCCGCAATAGAGCCAACAGAGCAACAGCATGAGCCAAAACTCTTACAACAGGTGAAGCAAACGCAGCTGGCGTACTACATGGCACAGGAAATGAGCCAGTTTAAAGCAGGTTTTTTGGCACGGACTACCCACGAATTGCGATCGCCTCTCAATGGTCTGATTGGCTTGCATCAGTTAATTTTGTCAGATTTGTGTGAAAATCCAGCAGAAGAGCGAGAATTTATTAACCAAGCTCATGAGCGGACAATGAAAATGCTCAAGCTGATGGATGAAATTCTCCGCGTCGCTAGAACCGAACACGGGACTAGTAAATTAAATATTCAACCGCGATCATTAGCTGAAGTTTTGCAGGAAGTTTATGATTTAACTTATATGCTGGCCGCAAATCGGAATTATCCCTTTGAGCTTTTGCCTTGCGATCCTGAAATTTATGTTTTGGCTGATCCGTTGTGGTTACGCCAAGTATTAGTAAGTTTGGTAGACACTGCTATTGCTCAGATGGAAGAAGGTAAGATATCGATTTTCACTGGTCTTTTACCCACAAATAATTTTGTGTACATTTGGCTGGATGTCCCGGCTCATGCTGTACCCAAAAGTGAGTCAATAGATTTAATTAATTCTGTTGATAAATTGCCTGTGATTGATAAATCTCTACCTACGCTGTCGCCAGGAATGAAGTTATTACTCAATCAAACTCTGCTGGAAGTGATGGGGGGAAAGCTGGAAATTGTTTCATCCCCAACTACCAACGAATTAGATCAGCATTTAATTAGGCTGCAAGTGTCTATCCCCCAAGTGATTCCTGAAGCTGAATTTCAGCCCTAGGAAAGGAATCAAGCTGGCCTTGGTTATGTAACACCATTGTGGTGCTGGAATTAGTCTGGAAACCAATTTTTTCGTAGAAGCCCTGCTGGTGTGTGGTCATCAAATATACACGTTCAACCCACCTCAACCGAGAATGACTCAAGACAGTTTCGACTAATTTGCTACCCAATCCAGTACCACGATAGTCTGGGTGAATGACAACATCCCAAATTGTAGCGCGGTAGATGCCATCAGAAGTTGCTCTAGCAAAGCCAATTAGTCGCTCTTCATCCCAGATAGAAACCACTGGGTCACTGTTGGTAATGGCTATGTCTAAATCCTCAATAGTGCGTCCCTGTGCCCAGAAAGCTGATATATTAAACAGTTGTTGGAGTTGGTAAAGGTCAATTTCAGATTTGCGATCGCTAAATTGAATTTGAGAATGGTTCATGTATAGCACCCAATTGTGGCAATATCGTTAAATCATATTTTGCTAGATATTGCCTGTGTTTGTATCTATGGGTCAGTAAACTTCTTCATTTTCGTCTCCTGTAAAAGGTTGAAAAACTAATACAGCGTTTCCGACATAGATGAGTTTTTTATAGGACTTAGGGAACTGTGATATTTTTAACACTAGAGATTTACATCGCGTAGCGTGTCGCAGACAAGGGTCAAAAGTCAAGATTCCAAAAACTTAGACTCTTGACTTTTGACTCTTGATCACCATAGTGGAAAATAGAAAATATATATGCCAGTTGTGTAAGTCCTATATTTATTATACAGAAAGTTTCCATAAATCTATCCCACTAATATAATTAGCTGTAAAAATCTTCATTTTGTTGCAAATAAAAAACGAAAAATCAAGCTTTTACAGCACATCTGAGGTAACAAAATAGGCATTTTCGGATTGGTGGGGTAAGTTCATATTTCACATATGTCTATTAAACCGAGGAAATTTTTATCTTAATTTTCGGCATCAAATATTTGTGCTACTTTGAGATTTAGTTGATTAAATTGTGGAGATACAACTAAATCATCACCAGAAAAGTTACCAATTTCAGTGTAAGTATTGCCTGTGAGTTCTAAAACCAATATAGTTCTAGTTTCCGGGTCTATAATCCAATATTCAGGAATCCCGCAATCTTGATATTGCCCACGCTTGGCAATAAAATCTCTATCTCGTTGCAATTCCCCAGGACTAACGACTTCAATCACCAATAGAGGCGGTAACATTGATAGGCGAATCGTATTACGCTTTGCTAACTGCTGAATATGCTCTTGGCGAATAATAGTCAGGTCAGGATAACGATTTCTGGGTTCTCCTCTTACTTCCAGTTCTAAACCATGCCCCCGCACTCTTCTATAATCTAATAGTAAGGCAAATTGAATCAGTAAGAATGTAGCAATTTCAACATTAATTCCAGATTCTGGCGGCATTTCAATTAACTCTCCATTAAACAACTCATAGAGTTTGTCTGTACCATCATCATAGGACAGGTACTCTTCAAAGCTTTGAAATTGATGTTTAACTTGTAGCATCAGGGTTTCTCCATGATGAGTCTTAATAGAATTTTAACTTAATTAGGACCGACTCTGGGGGCACATTAATAATCTAGGACTTACGCACTAGTAGTCTGTCAATTTTGTTTTGAGGGATTTTTGGTAGTGTGAGCGTCTCGCTCACGCGGGCAAGATGCCCGCACTACAGTCCATCATTTTTATCTTGACACAGTACTAGGCTATTTGTGGAGATCGGGCATAGGGCATTGGTTAATTTTTCGGTTCCTTTTATACTGATATTACACTGCCAGTCAGCAACCTACAAACAATTCCCCACTGGGTATGAAATCATGCCACGCATCTTTGATAACATTGACTTACAACTGCTACCAATTTTACGAGAAACGCTCAAAGTTTCTTATCGCGCAGATTTTTGCGTTGGCTATTTCAACCTCAGAGGTTGGCAAAAAATTGATGATTTGATTGAACAGTATATTGGTAGTGAAAAGGCTGGTTGTCGTCTGCTGATTGGGATGCAAAGTTTACCCAGTGATGAAGTCCAGGCGGCGTTTACCCTGGGTACTGGTGACGGGCGAATTGATAATAGTGCGATCGTACGCTTCAAAAAACGTATGGCTGCTGAATTTCGCAAACAGTTAACTATTGGTGCGCCGACTAATCAGGATGAAGCGGGGTTGCGGCGATTAAGTCATCAACTAAAAACTCAGAAATTAATTATTAAACTGTTTCTGCGTCATCCCCTCCATGCAAAATTGTATTTAGTGCATCGTCATGACCCCAACACACCAACCGTGGGATTTTTAGGTAGTAGTAATTTGACTCTTCCAGGACTAGCTAAACAAGGGGAATTGAATGTTGATATTTTAGACCATGATGCCTGCCAGAAACTGCAAAAATGGTTTGATGACCGCTGGAAAGATTATGGCTGTGTAGATATTTCTCAAGAACTAGCAGAAATTATTGATGAGAGTTGGGCGAGGTCAGAATTAAT
The Gloeotrichia echinulata CP02 DNA segment above includes these coding regions:
- a CDS encoding L-threonylcarbamoyladenylate synthase; this translates as MTQVTVEALIAGIRAGLLVSFPTDTVPALATLPEKAGLIFAAKQRSQDKPLILMAASGWDLWPYVAGNEIEYQIWQELADKYWPGGLTLVLPASAKVPKVMNPTDPTTIGIRVPASAIAQNILAQTGPLATTSANLSGQPALLTMAEIAAQFPDVLTLTATESQGEITGLGVPSTVAKWTGMNWQILRQGAIKFDF
- a CDS encoding Uma2 family endonuclease is translated as MLQVKHQFQSFEEYLSYDDGTDKLYELFNGELIEMPPESGINVEIATFLLIQFALLLDYRRVRGHGLELEVRGEPRNRYPDLTIIRQEHIQQLAKRNTIRLSMLPPLLVIEVVSPGELQRDRDFIAKRGQYQDCGIPEYWIIDPETRTILVLELTGNTYTEIGNFSGDDLVVSPQFNQLNLKVAQIFDAEN
- a CDS encoding GNAT family N-acetyltransferase → MNHSQIQFSDRKSEIDLYQLQQLFNISAFWAQGRTIEDLDIAITNSDPVVSIWDEERLIGFARATSDGIYRATIWDVVIHPDYRGTGLGSKLVETVLSHSRLRWVERVYLMTTHQQGFYEKIGFQTNSSTTMVLHNQGQLDSFPRAEIQLQESLGG
- a CDS encoding HAMP domain-containing sensor histidine kinase — its product is MNWSNWVYLGVGLLLGTGFRLLFARKSNTTSNSSAIEPTEQQHEPKLLQQVKQTQLAYYMAQEMSQFKAGFLARTTHELRSPLNGLIGLHQLILSDLCENPAEEREFINQAHERTMKMLKLMDEILRVARTEHGTSKLNIQPRSLAEVLQEVYDLTYMLAANRNYPFELLPCDPEIYVLADPLWLRQVLVSLVDTAIAQMEEGKISIFTGLLPTNNFVYIWLDVPAHAVPKSESIDLINSVDKLPVIDKSLPTLSPGMKLLLNQTLLEVMGGKLEIVSSPTTNELDQHLIRLQVSIPQVIPEAEFQP
- the iscB gene encoding RNA-guided endonuclease IscB; its protein translation is MSKVFVLNTEKRLLDPIHPARARQLLRNKKAAIFRRFPFTIILIESHPDVPVTPLRLKLDPGAKTTGIALVNDATGEVVFAAELKHRGFAIRDALTSRRQLRRSRRARITRYRKPRFLNRTRSDEWLAPSLQSRVDNIKTWVEKLRKFAPITAISQELVRFDMQLMHNPDIQGEEYQQGTLAGYETREYLLEKWGRQCAYCGVKDVPFQVEHIHPRAKGGSNSITNLTLSCEKCNTKKGTKDIKDFLKKDPSKLNKILTQAKRPLGDAAAVNTTRFALLNALKATELPIETGSGGLTKFNRSQQNLEKSHWLDAACVGKKTPKLIIKGVKPLLITANGHGTRQSCRTDKFGFPNRHCSKTKFHFGFQTGDIVKAVVTTGKKVGEYIGRIATRATGSFNISTRNGLVQGISHKTCKHIHKKDGYSYAQ